The sequence TCCACAGGCTCTGTAGATTTTTCAATGTAGGCAAAACCAGCAGAGGGACTGAAGAatacatttcatgtgaacactcaAATAATCATATACCATGTCCATTCCTGCATTTACTGATTGTGCAATGCAATAGCGATAATCAGACCCTCGAGGCTTTTGTGGCTCACAGATCCTGTAGGTTCCTTCCCCGCGGCCATGGAGAAATCTCCAAGATCCATTCCAATGGGATCTGGACCTGCTAAGGCCGACATACGCAGAGATGTCGCAGAAGCTGCAGAAGGGAGTAGGCGCACAGGCATCGTCGACACAAGCAACATTGATTATGGCACTAGTAGATTACGTCCGCGTCATCGATTATGTAGGACACATGATCCGGTACGTTTTACTGTAAATAACATATTGTGTTATTATAGTAACAGTGAATACTATAATATGATATTGAATGTCATTATTAATTTGGTTGTAGGCACAGAGATATAATCGAGTTTGGGATGGTCTTTTAGACGCCATTAGACAGATGCAATTATCTGCCGATGAGTTGAGGAAGTTGAGCCGCCGCAACCATGTTCCTGAATATTTGGATATGTTGCACAAGAATTGCCTGATTAATGCCATGAGTGATGTTACTCAAATTGCAAAAGGTCTAGACACTATGAGCAGGGATTTGGAGGAAGTTCTTATTGGTCCTCAGCCTCTACTTGAGGATTATGAAGCCCTTGGAATGTACGATGATTTCAAGACTGATGTTCATTGTGATTGTACTGAGCTGTGTGGTTCGGATGAGGACAACTCTTCTTTTGACTCCGATGAGATTCCTGATCGCCGTATGAAGGGTCCTATATGAAGTGAGCCTATCTGAGCTATTTGTCTGTGACTCCGATGAGATCCCTGATTGCCGATGTAGTGGCCATGATTATGTTGTTGTAATATGTAATGTGTAATTCGAACTATTGTAATTGGAACTATTGTAATGTGTAATGTGTAATTCGAACTATTGTAATTCGAACTCTTGTGATTGGAACTAATGTCAACCAGTTCAGTGAAAACCAGTTTAAGTTTGTGTTCATAATTGTCGTTGTACTGCATTTTTCGAATAATTGTGTATCTGCCTGAACTAATGTCAACCAGCTGTACCCAGAGTTTTTACCAGCTTTCTTCACTACCAGctgttcccagaatttggatcaccAGATGTACCCAGAATTTGGCAGTTAAGGTGTATCTACACCTGCAGGCTGCAGCCACCAGCACAGGAATATGTACCAGCCTGCTCGTTTCAGCTGGAACGAACGCACCGAAGGAAAATGTTTGGCTGCCACTACAATCAGCACAGGTCGACCATAAATGTCCAAGGAATCATGTACATATATGAACTCGGTGGCAGCCAAACAGGTCGACCACCAGCACAGGAATATCTACACTTGCTAGCCGTTCTTTCATCTCTACGACAAGCTTCACACAGGTGGCTGCATGTGGCTGAAACGAGCAGGCTGAAACCAGCACCTCTAGGACCACCAGAACTGGATAGACAAGTGGCTGCATGTTCCAATCCAAAACTGGAGAATACCCAGAATTTGGATCACCAGATGTACCCAGAATTGGACATGATATTTATCTAACACTGTCATCCTGCAAGACAGTAGCAAAGAGGTTCTGAAAACTGAAAATAAGTTGCCATGTAGAAACACCTGACAGCAACAGTGATGAACTGAAGCTAGCTGAAAATATGTGGTTTCTGAAAACTGAAGATAAGTTGTCAAGTCTAGAGAAAGTACTTGAATACATTACATCACAAACAAGTCTAGAGAAAGTGCTTCAATACATTACATCATCTGAAAACTGAAGAAAGTACTTCAATACATTACATCATCACAAACAAGCCTGGAAACTAGTTTAAGACATGACATTGTCCTAATTTTCTAGCCAGCGTTCATCTTCTTCTTTGGAGTCAGTTTTTTGACAGCACGCCTCACTCTCTTCTGTGGGGTAGTACCAACTGTTTCTTGTGGAACATCAATGCAGACAATTTGGTGTCGACCAGAATCCCCTACTTCTGGCTGTGACGAAGAAGCTTCAGCTGGCTCCTTAGGAAACCATTTCTTTGTTGAGTTCTTTCTTGGTTTCCTTTTCCTGTGCAGATGATTATTAGATAAACAACCAAAATTAATTTATAAAAACAGATACGAGATTATAAGAGTACCTTTTCTTCGTTCCATTTAGGGGGCATTTGTAGCTAGTCTTCCTATGCCCTAACTCCCCACAATTAGGGCACTTGAATTTGCCTCGAATAATCTTCTTAGCTTTCTCACTTTCGTTTGCAGGCTTTTTTTTACTACTCCCACCTTCTAGACAACTCTTGAACCTAGTTTTCCTTTGACGTCCCACGCCTCTCTTGCCTAGTGGAGCACCAACCTCCTTTGCAAAATCCACCTTCGGCCAAAATAATTTGCTTTCAATTGGCTCCACCAATCTGTCATAAGCTTTCCTAAACATGTCAACTGAGTAGTAATCGTCGACAAACTCCTCCATCATTACATTTCTATATTGTTGTGCGGTAATTAGACATAATGCATGGTGGCAGGGCTTCCCTGTATGTTGCCATTCCTTACATGAACATTCTCTAAGATGAGCCTTCACCACATATCTAGAAAAACAATCACCATTGTCTCTCACCTCTGCAACATAGTCATCGCCTTTTATGACCTCCAAGTGTCCAAGTCCTCTAGTTCTTGCATTCAGTTGTGCTATGATAGAAGGTAAAATCTTTCCCTCCAACCTCCTTCCTATCCGCCTCCTCTTGTAAAATAGTTGCATGATCATTATCCTAATTTTGTCAGCCAGGTCACAAACAGGGAGGTCCTTGTAGTCCTTTATCCAGTTATTGAAcacctcagcaatgttatttgttacATAGTCGCATTTGATAGTAGGGTTGAATGCACTTCGGTACCACAACAAGGAATGGAACCTATCTAACCAAGCAGCAATATCAGGATTGCTTCTGACATTTGCAATGTACATGTCATATACTTCTGCCTTGTACGCCCTGGCAGCAGGGTACATGTATTCGGATCCAGCATATTGCTTGACATAATTGTTCATTAGGTGCCGGAAACACTCTCTTTTCTCAGCTTCTGGAAAAACATCCTTCATTGCATTTGTTAGCCCTTTGCAAGCATCAGAACACAATGCTAGGTTAGGTAAATCCCCGATGGCCTTGCGTAACTGTAGAAGGAACCAATGCCAGTTGTCCTCTGTTTCGGACTCAAAGAATCCATATGCAACAGGGAACATCCAGTTGTGGCCGTCGACGGCTGTTGCAGATGGTAGGTGACCATTCCATCTACCATTCAAAGCTGTCGAATCAACACTCAAGTAAGGTCTGCATCCATGTAAGAAACCACTAATACAAGGGCCAAGTGCACAGAAGAACCTACTAAAATAAACTCTGCCATCCTCAACACGTACATCAATTTCAATGACACTATCAGGTGACCTCTGCAATACAGCCTCCTTCCAAGAGAATAGAAGTTGGAAACTCTCTTCCCAAGTCCCAAACAACTGCTTCAAGGCTTTCTCTTTTCCATACCAAACTGTATCATAAGAAATGGTGCACTTGTACGTATCTTGAAGGAAAGTCTGTAAATCCTTTGCACCTGTGTGTGGTTTCTTCGCAAGGATAGGTAAAGCTTTAGCAGCAACCCAAGCACTGGTTGGTGTGCTTGTCCTCCTCCGGCCACTAGAAGTGCAAGTGTGATGATCATTCATCACAGTCACCTACAGAAGTATAAATGAAATGCACATTACTACTAAGGCATAAAAAAACTTCAACAAAATTAAAACTTTGACAATACCGTACAATTATGGTAGGTGACCCATCCCTCTCAATTCTTGCATGTATGCTCCAAGGACAATCACCACCTCGACAAAATCCTCTGTATTTCTTCGGGGTACTAGCCTCAATGCCTAACTCAAACTCTTTTTCTATGGCATACTGTCTCATAGCAAGTCTGAATTCAGCCATAGATGGATACATGCAGCCAACCGCCATGACTGGATGGTTAGAATCATACAAAACTCTACTCTCGTTTGGCAAAAAATCAACACAGGGCATGGAGGATGAAGAATCAACTCCAAACTCATTTGGATTATTTGAATCACCACAATGATTAGAAGCCTCCTCTCTCTCTTTGTTTTCTCGTTCATCTTCAGCCGCAAATCCAAGTTTCGAATACATAGCTAACTCACTGGGTACATGTTGAGGCCCTTCTTCATCCCATCGAAGATCAGGTCCAATACCCTCAAAATCAAATACTTGCACTGGGTCAAACACTGTTAACTGAAAATTGACAGTGCCCTACAAAAATTATGATGAGCAGTACAAATGAGAGTTGTCAACAATACACAAGTGCAGACTAATATATGAAATACATTTGTACAGCATTTCTACCCGATCTTCAGGACAAGCTGGTGGTGCCTCCAACCAAGAGTTATCAACGTCGTCGATCGTCAGAGCAGCATCGACCAACGGCGACGGATTGAGGGCCACCCCTGTGTCGCTGCCAACGACCTCGCCTGGAGGCAACGACGAGGATAATTCGCCGGCTGCTTGGACtgcgaggtccggcgaggggactGCCGGAGGTTGCATTGGGACTGCCGGGAGCAGTGGGGAGCGCCGGGAGCGAGGGGACTGCCGGGAGCAGTCGGGACCGCGGGGACTGCCGGGAGCAGTCAGTAACGCCGGGAGCACAATCAGTAACTGCTCAAT is a genomic window of Zea mays cultivar B73 chromosome 5, Zm-B73-REFERENCE-NAM-5.0, whole genome shotgun sequence containing:
- the LOC103628236 gene encoding uncharacterized protein, producing the protein MTDGSATVGSRAAGRRLGAGAGRGSARAAERSRRVARTSARLARAVPRLGVERALARGAGRLTRSCSVLDELATAPCSRPSTALISSTALLSKLLIVLPALLTAPGSPRGPDCSRQSPRSRRSPLLPAVPMQPPAVPSPDLAVQAAGELSSSLPPGEVVGSDTGVALNPSPLVDAALTIDDVDNSWLEAPPACPEDRGTVNFQLTVFDPVQVFDFEGIGPDLRWDEEGPQHVPSELAMYSKLGFAAEDERENKEREEASNHCGDSNNPNEFGVDSSSSMPCVDFLPNESRVLYDSNHPVMAVGCMYPSMAEFRLAMRQYAIEKEFELGIEASTPKKYRGFCRGGDCPWSIHARIERDGSPTIIVTVMNDHHTCTSSGRRRTSTPTSAWVAAKALPILAKKPHTGAKDLQTFLQDTYKCTISYDTVWYGKEKALKQLFGTWEESFQLLFSWKEAVLQRSPDSVIEIDVRVEDGRVYFSRFFCALGPCISGFLHGCRPYLSVDSTALNGRWNGHLPSATAVDGHNWMFPVAYGFFESETEDNWHWFLLQLRKAIGDLPNLALCSDACKGLTNAMKDVFPEAEKRECFRHLMNNYVKQYAGSEYMYPAARAYKAEVYDMYIANVRSNPDIAAWLDRFHSLLWYRSAFNPTIKCDYVTNNIAEVFNNWIKDYKDLPVCDLADKIRIMIMQLFYKRRRIGRRLEGKILPSIIAQLNARTRGLGHLEVIKGDDYVAEVRDNGDCFSRYVVKAHLRECSCKEWQHTGKPCHHALCLITAQQYRNVMMEEFVDDYYSVDMFRKAYDRLVEPIESKLFWPKVDFAKEVGAPLGKRGVGRQRKTRFKSCLEGGSSKKKPANESEKAKKIIRGKFKCPNCGELGHRKTSYKCPLNGTKKRKRKPRKNSTKKWFPKEPAEASSSQPEVGDSGRHQIVCIDVPQETVGTTPQKRVRRAVKKLTPKKKMNAG